In a genomic window of Saccharothrix sp. HUAS TT1:
- the ssd gene encoding septum site-determining protein Ssd: MKRPVALVAEAGLVDEVLHAAAVVGCEVERVADVTALRGSWHAAAVVVLDEEAVVACVADGFPRRSGVHVVGAGPPGPEVWRCALALGVEQVLELPAGQERLRAVLADAAEGGPVADGRVLAVLGARGGAGASVLSVAVGQAVSALGGQGLLVDCDPLGGGLDVLLGAEGQEGLRWPTLQLTGGRVPVAALRSALPGRSGGGRGSLTVLSCGRTGPGPEPDAVVAVVEAGRRAGGTVVCDLPRQLTAAACAALDRADLAVLVVPADVKACMAAKALVDQVAERGARLKAVVRGPAPGGLTTAQVVEAVGVPLLTTMRPEPGLAAALDNGRFPETHRGPLAKAAREVLAVLHDG; encoded by the coding sequence ATGAAGCGACCGGTGGCGCTGGTGGCCGAAGCGGGTCTGGTGGACGAGGTGCTGCACGCGGCGGCGGTGGTCGGCTGCGAGGTGGAGCGCGTGGCCGACGTGACGGCGTTGCGCGGCAGCTGGCACGCCGCGGCGGTGGTGGTGCTGGACGAGGAGGCCGTCGTCGCGTGCGTGGCCGACGGGTTCCCGCGCAGATCGGGTGTCCACGTCGTCGGCGCCGGGCCGCCGGGTCCGGAGGTGTGGCGGTGCGCGTTGGCGTTGGGCGTGGAGCAGGTGCTGGAGCTGCCCGCGGGGCAGGAACGGCTGCGCGCGGTGCTGGCCGATGCGGCCGAGGGCGGTCCCGTCGCGGACGGCAGGGTGCTGGCGGTGCTGGGCGCCCGTGGCGGCGCGGGCGCGTCGGTGCTGTCGGTGGCGGTGGGGCAGGCCGTGTCCGCCCTGGGAGGTCAGGGGTTGCTGGTCGACTGCGACCCGTTGGGCGGCGGGCTCGACGTGCTGCTGGGCGCGGAGGGGCAGGAAGGCCTGCGCTGGCCCACGTTGCAGCTGACCGGTGGCCGGGTGCCGGTGGCGGCGCTGCGCTCGGCGCTGCCCGGCCGTTCCGGTGGTGGGCGCGGGAGCCTGACCGTGCTGTCGTGCGGCCGGACCGGCCCGGGGCCGGAGCCCGATGCCGTGGTGGCGGTGGTCGAGGCGGGGCGGCGGGCCGGTGGCACGGTCGTGTGCGACCTGCCCCGGCAGCTGACCGCCGCGGCGTGCGCGGCCCTCGACCGGGCCGACCTGGCGGTGCTGGTGGTGCCGGCGGACGTGAAGGCGTGCATGGCGGCCAAGGCGCTGGTCGACCAGGTGGCCGAGCGCGGCGCGCGGCTGAAGGCGGTGGTGCGCGGCCCGGCGCCCGGCGGCCTCACCACGGCGCAGGTCGTGGAAGCCGTGGGCGTGCCGCTGCTGACGACCATGCGGCCCGAACCGGGCCTGGCCGCCGCCCTCGACAACGGCCGCTTCCCGGAGACCCACCGGGGACCGCTGGCGAAGGCGGCCCGGGAAGTCCTGGCGGTGCTCCATGACGGCTGA
- a CDS encoding HAD family hydrolase has product MTEHATEGSRVAAFFDLDKTVIAKSSTLAFSRPFFQEGLINRRAVLKSAYAQFVFMLAGADADQMDRMRSHITALCEGWDVEQVRSIVDETLHDIVDPLVYKEATQLIADHKGEGHDVVVVSASGEELVAPISTMIGATHSVGTRMVVAGGRYSGEVGFYCAGENKAIAVKQLADRHDYDLSRCYAYSDSISDLPLLEAVGHPTAVNPDRALRRVATQRGWPVLTFSDPVSLRARIPRPSGAAVAVTAIGLGAATAAGVAWYGLRRRRRS; this is encoded by the coding sequence GTGACCGAGCACGCCACCGAAGGCAGCCGGGTCGCCGCGTTCTTCGACCTGGACAAGACCGTCATCGCCAAGTCGAGCACGCTGGCGTTCAGCCGGCCGTTCTTCCAAGAGGGCCTGATCAACCGGCGTGCGGTGCTCAAGAGCGCCTACGCGCAGTTCGTCTTCATGCTGGCCGGCGCCGACGCCGACCAGATGGACCGGATGCGCTCGCACATCACCGCGCTCTGCGAGGGCTGGGACGTCGAGCAGGTGCGCTCGATCGTGGACGAGACGCTGCACGACATCGTCGACCCCCTCGTCTACAAGGAGGCCACGCAGCTCATCGCCGACCACAAGGGCGAGGGCCACGACGTGGTCGTGGTGTCCGCTTCGGGCGAGGAGCTGGTCGCGCCCATCTCCACCATGATCGGCGCGACGCACAGCGTCGGCACCCGGATGGTCGTCGCCGGGGGCCGCTACTCCGGCGAGGTCGGCTTCTACTGCGCCGGCGAGAACAAGGCGATCGCCGTCAAGCAGCTCGCCGACCGGCACGACTACGACCTGAGCCGCTGCTACGCCTACTCGGACTCCATCTCCGACCTGCCGCTGCTGGAGGCCGTCGGCCACCCGACCGCGGTGAACCCGGACCGGGCGCTGCGCCGGGTCGCGACCCAGCGCGGCTGGCCGGTCCTGACCTTCTCCGACCCCGTGTCGCTGCGCGCCCGCATCCCCCGCCCGTCGGGCGCCGCGGTCGCCGTGACCGCGATCGGGCTCGGCGCCGCGACGGCGGCCGGCGTGGCCTGGTACGGCCTGCGCCGGCGGCGGCGGAGCTGA